Genomic window (bacterium):
CACGCGTAGCGCGGCCCTGCAGTTCCGTTTCAGCAATTTCGAGACGCAGGACATCAACAGCTCCGACCCCAAAGTCAACTACAAGCACGACAACACGTTCCTGGGCTGGGACCCGCACGATGTCCCGTTCGAGATGGAGAACTATCCCGGACGCGAGTGGCAGTACGATGCGAATGTCAAGCTGTTCCCGGACGGTGTGACCGGCTGGAAGCTGGATTACTCCTGGGCCACTCCGTTCTCGACCCATTACGATGACTGGCTGTATTACCTCACCTACCGCTACCAGCGCGAGCACCAGAAGAACGTGAAGACCGATTTCGACTTCCAGATCAACCGTCACAACCGCGCCAAGGTCGGTATACAATACACCAGTTTCGACAACATGATGTTCAATACCGATTACATGACCCCGCTGCGCAACCTGGACAACGAGTTCAACTACCAGCCGAACATGCTGGCCTTCTACGTGCAGAACCGTACCGACCTGGGTGATTTCGTCATCGACTACGGCCTGCGCTATGACCGTTTCGACCCTGTCGACAACTGGGGTTTCCGCAACGGCGACCAGTACGGGCAGGACTATTTCCCCAAGGTCGTGGATGAGATTTCGCCGCGCTTCGATGTGGCGTTCCCGGTCACCGACAAGTCGCAGTTGCGTTTCTCCTACGGCGCATTCACCCAGCTGCCCAGCCTGACCTATATCTTCGACGGCTCCAACCCCGGCGGCCTGGAGTATTCGCGCACGGACGCGTTCGAGGCCGGCCTGAGCTACCTGCTTAACGAGGACATGGTGCTGGACATGGTTACCTACTACCGTGACATCGACGGCAACGTGGCCAGCCGCTCGTTTTTCCGCGATTACTACGAGACCCACAGCGAGCGCCGTATCCGCGCCTCGGCCAGGGGTTACTCCAACCGCGACAACGGCAACATCAAGGGTGTGGATTTCACCCTCAAGCGCAAGTTCGCCAACAACTATTCGGTCAACCTGATCTATACGCTGCAGTTCAGCCGCACCACGGGCAGCCAGATCAATTCGACCTCCTATCTGAACAACTTCCTGGATAACTCCACCGGCGAGGTGTTCACCCCGCCCGATGAACTGCGCCCGATCGACGGTGACCGCACCCATGCGATCACGGCCAATTTTAGCTATCTGGTGCCGCAGGATTTCAGGAGCGGGACCACGCTCGGGATGCTGCTCAAGGACATCCGTCTGAACGCAATCTACACCCTGGCCAGCGGCGCTCCGATGACCGACTACATCAACTGGTTCGGCGGCAGCTACGGCCACAACGCCCACGATAACGTCACCTGGCTGACCCGGCGCAACGGCAAGCCCATCGGCGGCGTGAACTTCTTCCGTGATCGCTGGAGCCAGAACCTCGACCTGCGTATGTCGAAGAATCTAAGTCTGGGCGGCACCCGTCGGGTGAGCCTGTTCTGCGAGATTTTCAACGCCCTGAACCGCAAGTTCAACACCCCGTATCCCAAGGGCCTGTCCTACGAGGACAACAGCCACATAACCGG
Coding sequences:
- a CDS encoding TonB-dependent receptor; the protein is GQPLAGVQVTCEGTRLGNVTNNDGYYFILNVPPGRRSITFTYTGYQKITVANQLILAGQTTTVSAELNTAVVEMEGIVVEGQSEVLMPRDNTVSKSRMTSESISATPATKLEDMLLMEPGVQVGGIGGLDRGLRIRGGRVGEEAMVVDGLIARNYTADPFRSGLGWIWDQELGSLGEDTTPLEFSTSSVEEVDIITGGFQAEYGNAQSGIINIVTTEGGPDYRGRVRMTSDQANPRTSDYGYNQLQASLGGPVKLIPNMYFHGSAEIQGQAERNPTHADEGFRGINQDFVDHLNDAVRNDPVLGQQLPAYTLEEFKVAREAYAAKTGESAALWSPPNPVRQPGDWGDRTLISGKLTDSPIPGLKLIGSANFSRNQHAYPSRNTGNYFMDGIATRETMPLADWDGRYGGAQEVYVPQSYARRTRTSNILAGADWEFYKSTTRSAALQFRFSNFETQDINSSDPKVNYKHDNTFLGWDPHDVPFEMENYPGREWQYDANVKLFPDGVTGWKLDYSWATPFSTHYDDWLYYLTYRYQREHQKNVKTDFDFQINRHNRAKVGIQYTSFDNMMFNTDYMTPLRNLDNEFNYQPNMLAFYVQNRTDLGDFVIDYGLRYDRFDPVDNWGFRNGDQYGQDYFPKVVDEISPRFDVAFPVTDKSQLRFSYGAFTQLPSLTYIFDGSNPGGLEYSRTDAFEAGLSYLLNEDMVLDMVTYYRDIDGNVASRSFFRDYYETHSERRIRASARGYSNRDNGNIKGVDFTLKRKFANNYSVNLIYTLQFSRTTGSQINSTSYLNNFLDNSTGEVFTPPDELRPIDGDRTHAITANFSYLVPQDFRSGTTLGMLLKDIRLNAIYTLASGAPMTDYINWFGGSYGHNAHDNVTWLTRRNGKPIGGVNFFRDRWSQNLDLRMSKNLSLGGTRRVSLFCEIFNALNRKFNTPYPKGLSYEDNSHITGGVDWNWDDPSISQGDRVRFNADFNGDGILSVMEATKGEIAESVLLSTMDKEAWGTARQIRLGAEFSF